A portion of the Podospora pseudoanserina strain CBS 124.78 chromosome 2, whole genome shotgun sequence genome contains these proteins:
- a CDS encoding hypothetical protein (COG:S; EggNog:ENOG502QRPA): MGPAGRRLQEPCLPAVFLFANRALVDKRKFYELPLNTPRQVGDVEVYRAPHYSGPTHAHKILDPANNVCASKQEDWAAITHDGALLTSHFPGDNRRFKYGDIAKLYRRDEAKHNEIWTRTSRSNRKIRKMDTEKTKSGKTQEKKRPAGALKKDSGTKRTKTAPATAKQVKADIATARSHLLKKFALWKSHSPPSKAASTPAKGTKGAAPVKGATPGKTATPGQTATPGKTPIPTPGKTPTPTPGKTSTPTPGKTPTPTPGKTPTPGKTATPTPGKTSTPNKTTLPSRPAARK; this comes from the exons ATGGGCCCAGCTGGAAGAAGATTGCAAGAGCCTTGCCTACCCGCCGTGTTCCTGTTTGCTAACCGAGCTTTAGTTGACAAGCGCAAGTTTTACGAGCTTCCATTGAATACCCCTCGCCAAGTCGGCGACGTTGAG GTGTACCGAGCACCGCACTACTCTGGACCGACGCATGCTCACAAGATCCTGGACCCGGCCAACAATGTATGCGCCTCCAAGCAGGAAGACTGGGCAGCAATCACACATGACGGCGCGCTTCTCACTTCCCATTTCCCTGGTGACAACCGCAGATTCAAGTATGGCGATATTGCCAAACTGTACCGCCGGGATGAGGCGAAACATAATGAAATAT GGACCCGAACTTCCCGATCCAATCGCAAGATTAGAAAAATGGATACCGAGAAGACCAAGTCGGGCAAgacacaagaaaagaagaggccGGCCGGCGCACTGAAGAAGGATAGCGGTACCAAGAGGACCAAGACAGCACCCGCAACTGCTAAACAAGTAAAGGCGGATATTGCCACAGCTCGAAGCCACCTGCTCAAGAAGTTTGCTTTGTGGAAAAGCCACAGCCCTCCTAGTAAGGCGGCTTCTACTCCAGCAAAGGGCACGaagggcgccgcccctgtcaAGGGTGCGACTCCCGGAAAGACTGCTACCCCTGGTCAAACTGCTACGCCCG GCAAGACTCCTATTCCTACTCCCGGCAAGACTCCTACTCCTACTCCCGGCAAGACTTCTACTCCTACTCCCGGCAAAACTCCTACTCCTACTCCCGGCAAGACTCCTACTCCCGGCAAGACTGCCACTCCTACTCCCGGCAAGACTTCCACTCCCAACAAAACCACTTTGCCATCCAGACCGGCTGCGAGAAAGTAA